The Malus sylvestris chromosome 3, drMalSylv7.2, whole genome shotgun sequence genomic sequence TATTCCggacacactgaaaaatctctcttccAAAGGCTAAGGCTCCCTTGACCTAATATGTtcaaattttccatttttctagACATGCTCCTTGGAATTTTATCAACAATTCTATAATCTATCACGACTTGTTCTCCATGTACTCTAAATAGATTAGCAACTACCAGGAGACATCACAATATTCTCCTATTAAGTGCACAAaagtttgttaattttgatgccATGAACTGTTTACCAGGTTCACCATATGCCTAATTGTCCCTTGATTTAATTTTAAACCCATACAAAGTAGTATTCAGTTGAATGCACGTCGTGTGCTTGACTTCACGAACAAATCATATTCTATTGTGAAATTGGCCGATGGGGCAAGTTGCAAGAATATATATAACTCCATTGATGGTTGTACACCGAAAGTACTAGCAATAAACAAATAAGATAAAGGCAGACAATGCAGTATTCACGGCTATATCGGGTGCAAAAATATGTACATTATAAACCAAACTGTGTCATTATCATGAAAGACCTTTTCCAGTTGACATTGATTTACTAAACAAACTTGTTGCATGACGGGGTTCTCAAGAGTCCACTACTACATGGAAATCAAGATCGATATTGTACCAACTTAGGTCTCATACCCTGATGAATTATCAAATTTTCAATTGTAATTAAGTTATTTATGTACTCTTTCAACGTGAGATTCTTTGAATCGTTCTTTTAGCTTGTATCGAGccaaacttcaccaacaaattCATATATAACCAGATCCgaaaacaaaagggaaaaataataaaaaactcgtAATGTCAATAGCTATTTCTCTAATTCACAATCACCAACCCCAAATCATTGACCAAGATTAACAATTCCGCAAAGCATTGAAGGGAACCACGTTCATCTCACCAAACTTAGAATGTATACTACTAGAAGATAATAGTAAACTCCCACTGGATAGATTCTGTAATTATATAAGAAGATCGACAAGAAGGAGAAGTTAATCTGGCTATATATATCAACATTTCATTGGTGAgttgaaggagaaagaaaagaagcaaTGGAGTCCTTAGGCAGCAAACGTGTTTTGATCGTTCTGGTAATCCTAGTATCCGCTGCTGTTCTGGTACAATGTAAGACAGATCTTAAGGTTTGCTACAGCAAGAAAAGCCCGTGCTTTCTCAAGCAGGTATACTGCCCGAAGGAATGTCCATCCTCTTCACCGACAGACAAAACCGCTAAAATATGTTATCTGAACTGTGACTCACCTATATGCAAAGCCGAGTGCAAAGGTAAGCCTACTACTTTAATGTGTTTACATACCTATGTTAAAATTGTTGCTGACAAGggtttttctttgttgtttctGGTAACCGTAGGTCGCAAGCCTAATTGTGAAGGCCCCGGATCAGCATGCATGGACCCTCGCTTCATCGGTGGAGATGGCATTGTCTTTTACTTCCACGGCAAGAAAAATGAGTATTTCAGCTTAGTTTCTGACCCCAACCTGCAAATCAACGCCCGGTTCATCGGTCTTCGCCCTGAAGGCAGAACCAGGGACTACACTTGGATTCAGGCCCTTGGACTCCTCTTTGACTCTAACAGCTTCTCCCTAGAGGCCAGCCAAGCATCGGCATGGGATAATCAAATCGACCACTTGAAATTTATTTACAATGGAGAGGAGCTAATCATCCCAGAGTCTCAGCTCTCCATGTGGCAATCTCCAGAAAATGCCATTAGAGTAGAGAGAACATCGAGCAAGAACAGTGTTCTGGTCACTCTCCCGGAAGTTGCTGAAATTTCAGTAAATGTGGTGCCTGTGACAAAGGAAGATGATAGGATCCACAATTATCAGATACCATCAGATGACTGTTTTGCACATCTGGAAGTACAGTTCAGATTCTATGGCTTATCCTCAAATGTGGAGGGAGTGCTTGGAAGGACTTACCAGCCAGATTTCAAGAACCCGGCAAAGCCAGGAGTAGCTATGCCAGTTGTGGGAGGGGAAAACAAGTACAGAACAACATCACTTGTCTCCGCAGATTGCGCTGCTTGTGTTTTCACTAAATCCGGGAAGATGGATCAAACAAGTTTAAGGGTGATGGATTACGGAAATCTTGACTGCACTGGTAATTCCTTCAGTGGGAATGGAATAGTTTGCAGGAAGTAATTGATATTATCATAAGCTCAAGGAATAAGTGAAGATATTAAACTTCTCAGATGATAATTTAAACTTGTGTATCAACTCATATGTTAATTAATACACATAATGCTGATAATATCTGTAATGCCAATCTTCTTGCACTCCTAACATTTGACGATGCGCTTTACAAACCTTGTGCCCAAGCTGGATGAAAGTGTCTTTTATCCTTTTAATCCTGCTACTAGCATTAGCATCATCGTAATGTAGCATTACAATAATTTCATCGCAAGATATTGGAATTGTAACATTCCACCACGCTTTTATACCCAAACCCTGATAACACTAGTGCAGTAAGCTGAAGAATTGCAGAAATATCAAACTCAAAAGAAAGATGAACTCagatgaaaagaagaaagaggattATGAAAGCTTGTTATATTTCTAACAACTCAATTACACTGTTCTCTTACACAGTTTATATAGCTCAGTGAGCTTTCTTACACTCTAAGAAAGTAGTTATAACCACTCTAACAGACTGCCACATCAGCTAATACTGTTAGCTAATATCCTAACTAACAGATAAAGCCACATCAGCTGATTGATCTTCAGTGGGAATATAACTGACTTCCAAGTCTCCTTCTTGGACTCTCTTTTTGACAAAGTGATAGCAGTGTCTAGGCGCTTAATTCGAGAATGGAACACAGGATTGGCACTCAAGACAATGGCTGACATGTTATCACAGTGAATGATAGGAGGATTGGGTAAGAACAGCTCCAAATCCTTCAACATATACCTAATCCAAGCAATGTCAGCTGTAGTGTGAGCTAAAGCCTTGTATTTTCCAAGGTCCTTTTAAGTCAAACACTCCAAACAGCTCTTGAATAACTTATGAACTATTACAAAATTTGATCCTGTCAATATGGTATGATCATCTAGTAGAAAATTAGAAGAATAATATCTGTCCCATCCTTCTTCATGAACAAACTTGTATCAGACGTGGAAGCATGAAACCCATAGCACACATATGACTTGTAAACTTGGAGTTCCAATTTGTTGAAATAGAAAATAGCACTCAACCTCACAGAAGAGGTGATGTTGCATACTCAAAAAGAGCTTTAAAACTCTCTACAATATTGTTCACTAGTGAAACGGCCGGTGAGCAACAT encodes the following:
- the LOC126616185 gene encoding uncharacterized protein LOC126616185, with translation MESLGSKRVLIVLVILVSAAVLVQCKTDLKVCYSKKSPCFLKQVYCPKECPSSSPTDKTAKICYLNCDSPICKAECKGRKPNCEGPGSACMDPRFIGGDGIVFYFHGKKNEYFSLVSDPNLQINARFIGLRPEGRTRDYTWIQALGLLFDSNSFSLEASQASAWDNQIDHLKFIYNGEELIIPESQLSMWQSPENAIRVERTSSKNSVLVTLPEVAEISVNVVPVTKEDDRIHNYQIPSDDCFAHLEVQFRFYGLSSNVEGVLGRTYQPDFKNPAKPGVAMPVVGGENKYRTTSLVSADCAACVFTKSGKMDQTSLRVMDYGNLDCTGNSFSGNGIVCRK